The genomic interval AGAAGAATTTCTTTTAGGATTTTTAACTCTTCTTCCATTCTTCATATTTTTCCTCCATATTTTTATTTGTGAGATAAATTGTTATATACTATATATTTTACATAAAAATTGGTCTTTTTTACAGTATAAATTGCAATTTATATTTATAATTTATGAACTTTAGCCAAAAATTTCTAAAATAATCTTATAAATATTCTTGATTAATTTATGTAAAATACAAACTTAACATTTCATATATAAACTTACTTCAAAAGTATTCTTTGAATCTTTAATTTCAATATCTCCATGATTTTTATGCACTGCTTCTTTTACATTTTCTAAGCCTATTCCGTGATTTTTCTTATCCTTTTTACTAGTTAAAAATTTGTTGTTTCTCTTTTCAACTTTATTATTCTTTGAATTAATTACCTTAATATAAATTTGATTTAGATAAATTCTAGCACTAACTTGAATAACCTTTTGAACCTCTTTATCATTTATTTTTTCACAAGCTTCTATAGCATTATCAATTAAATTTCCTAGGACAATGCATAAATCTAAGTCATCAATCTTTAGCTTCTTGTTTATAATAATATCAAATCTTATATTAATTCCTTCTTTTTTACACCTCTCACATTTATCAAGACATATAGCATTTATAACCTTATTGCTACATATATTATTATCCTTATTTGTAACAATCCTCTCACTTAAGGATTGTATATAATCATCCATATTCTTATAATCTTTATTTTCCAAAAAATACTTAATAACACTCATATGATTATTCATATCATGAAGAGCTTTTCTCGCCTCACCATAGTTATTAATTACCTTCTCATAATAATTTTTTTGATAATCTAATTGTTTCTCCAAAATATTTATTTGAGAATTAGCCTTATATTCCTTAAACCTCTTGTATGTAATAAAATGTATTATTGCTAAATTAACAGCTATACTAATTGTACTTATATTAACTCTATATACTAAGCCTACATTTAATGCAATATTATCAAAAACTTTTTCAGATAATAAAACAGCTATTCCAATTGCAAATACCAGTTTAGTTTGTTTTTTTATTGTTAAGTCATTTACATTTATAATGCACTCTTTAAAGAAGTTTACTATGAATACAACTACTGTAATCATTAATATTAAAAGTATTATGAAGCAAAGAAACATAATATTATTCATGATTTTCAACACTTCTAAATCAAAAATCATAACTGAATATATAAACATTAGTATGTATTTTCCCAATGAAAGATTTAATAAATATATGGAAGACATTAATATAGACGTTGTATTTTTTTTATATAAATATACATAGTATATATATATAATTAAAGCTTCAAAAAAACAGGAAAGCTCATTAATATAAAAAATATAATTAATAAGTAAAAGAAAAAAATTTAAAATAATTGTAGTGAACACTCTCTTTTTCAGATCAATTTTCTTGTCTAAATAAAAAAAGCTAGAAATACCAATAAAAAAAATATATATTACATAAAATAATTCTATAACATTCCGTACGTACATAAAATTACATATCGCCTATTCTATTCATTAAGAATGTTTTTAACTCTTTTTTATAAACTCTTCCAACAGGTATTTCAACGCTATTTTTTAATATAATTTTATTTTGCAAAATAGAATCTATATGTGAAATATTGACTAAATAACTCCTATGGCATCTTAAAAAATTTCTACTTTTCAGTTCTTCTTCTAATGTTGCTATTTTCATATTGAAATCTATACTCTCTTTTTCTAAATTGGCAGTAATGGTCTTGTTATTAACCTCAAAAAATAATACCTCTGATAGGTCTATAAAATTAGTTTTTCCATTTATATTTATTGCATATCTAGATGGGCTAGTAAAATTTAAACTCTTTATAGCTCTTAAAAATTCTTTTTCTAATTTTTCAAAAGAAACAGGTTTCATTAAATAATTTAATGCTCCCACATCATACCCTTGAAAAACATACTCCTCACTTCCAGTTATCAAAATAGCTTGTATGAACGCATCTAATTCTCCAATTTTTCTTAACAATTCTATTCCATTCATTTCATCCATGAGTATATCGCAAAAAACTATACTATATTTTTTTGTATTTCTTTTATATACATTTAACAAATCTACTCCTGAGCAAAATTCATCAATGATGACATCCATATTATTTTTATTGCATATTTTATATAACATATCCTTTAATATATTG from Clostridium perfringens carries:
- a CDS encoding sensor histidine kinase — protein: MFIYSVMIFDLEVLKIMNNIMFLCFIILLILMITVVVFIVNFFKECIINVNDLTIKKQTKLVFAIGIAVLLSEKVFDNIALNVGLVYRVNISTISIAVNLAIIHFITYKRFKEYKANSQINILEKQLDYQKNYYEKVINNYGEARKALHDMNNHMSVIKYFLENKDYKNMDDYIQSLSERIVTNKDNNICSNKVINAICLDKCERCKKEGINIRFDIIINKKLKIDDLDLCIVLGNLIDNAIEACEKINDKEVQKVIQVSARIYLNQIYIKVINSKNNKVEKRNNKFLTSKKDKKNHGIGLENVKEAVHKNHGDIEIKDSKNTFEVSLYMKC
- a CDS encoding LytR/AlgR family response regulator transcription factor is translated as MLNIAICDDEKVQRNILKDMLYKICNKNNMDVIIDEFCSGVDLLNVYKRNTKKYSIVFCDILMDEMNGIELLRKIGELDAFIQAILITGSEEYVFQGYDVGALNYLMKPVSFEKLEKEFLRAIKSLNFTSPSRYAININGKTNFIDLSEVLFFEVNNKTITANLEKESIDFNMKIATLEEELKSRNFLRCHRSYLVNISHIDSILQNKIILKNSVEIPVGRVYKKELKTFLMNRIGDM